One Bacteroidales bacterium genomic window, AGTAATATCTCTGAAAGAATTAAACTTTACAGAGAATTAGACAATATACAAAACGAAGAACATCTTGAAAAATTTAAAACAAAATTAATTGACAGATTTGGCAATATTCCGCAAAAAAGCCTTGAATTGCTCAATGTAGTCAAATTGAGATGGCTTGCAATTTCACTTGGAATAGAAAAAATAATATTGAAAAACAATAAACTTATTGTTTACTTTGTTTCTAATCAAAATTCACTTTTTTACCAGTCTGAAATATTCAGAAAAATATTAGTATATATTCAAAGTAAAACTAGTAAATTTAAAATGCAGGAAAAAAAGGAAAAACTATCTTTAACAATTGAAAATATTAAAAAAATTGAAGATGCAATTAGTACATTGCAAAAGTTTAAATAAATTATGAATCTATTAATCGACATAGGAAATACATTAACAAAAATCGGCATTTATCACAATAACAAGTTAATTGATAATTATAATTTGCCATTTTTAATAATATCTGATATTAATAATATTAAAAATAAGTTTCCTGATATTAATAATGTAATTTTATCGTCAGTAGCCGGAATAAAACCTGAAATAAACGAATTTCTTAAAAATAATTTTGAAAATTATATACAACTTAATTCTGAAACAAAAATTCCTTTGGAAATTATTTACAAAACACGAAACACGCTTGGAAATGATAGAATAGCAGGTATTGTCGGAGCTAACAATATTTTTCCTAATACAAACGTTTTAGTCATCGATATTGGTACAGCAATTACATATGATTTTGTCAATAGTAAAAACCAGTTTTTAGGAGGAAATATTTCACCCGGATTAACAACACGGTACAAATCATTAAATAATTATACAAAAAACCTGCCCCTTTTAAATTGGAATGAAAATTTTGAACTTTTAGGAAATACTACAAAAAATGCGATTATTTCAGGCGTTCAGAATGGAATAGTTTTTGAAATAGAGGGCTATATAAACAAAATGAATAAATTATATAAAAACCTGAAAATTATTTTAACAGGAGGAGATTCAATTTTGTTTGAAAAAATAATAAAAAGTACCATATTTGCAGAATTAAATTTAATATTTATAGGTTTAAACAGAATTTTAAAATATAATGTCAAAAACACTTAGTTATCTCATTTTAATATTATTGCTTTTTCCTTCTATGCTGAAGGTTCACGCTCAAAATAATACAAGTTCACCATATTCACTTTTTGGAATTGGAGATCTTTCAAAGAAAAGTTTAGGACAAAGTGAAGCATTTGGTGGAGCAGCCATAGGATTAAGAACACCTTTACATATCAATATAAAGAATCCTGCATCATATAGTTCGTTAGACAGCATGACTTTTATATTTGAATTTGGTATAAAAGATAAAATAACAAAATTTCAAACCGAAACAGATGAAGCGGTTTTTGATGATTTTAATATTAACTATTTTTCTTTTGCATTTCCTGTAACACGATGGTGGTACTCAAGTTTAGGATTATTACCATTTAGCAATGTTGGTTATAACATCAGAAATGATATATCTTTACCAAATAATGCTTTAGCAAGCTATAATTACTTTGGCTCAGGAGGAATAAGCCAATTTTACATTGGGAATTCTTTTAAAATAACCAAAGATTTATCTTTCGGATTTAACTCTTCTTATTTGTTTGGCGCATTACAACATACTAATATGTTAATATTTGATGATTACCAAACACGAAATTCAATAATTGGAAAAAAAACATTAATTCAAGATTTTTATTTTGATTTCGGTTTACAATATACATACAATATTAATGATGATTACTTATGTAATATTGGAGTAATTTATAATCATAAAACAGATATTAAAGCTGAAAGAACAATTATTTCGGGAGCAACTTATGATAATTGGATTGAAAATATAGATGAAAACATTCTAATCGACACAATAATTGACACCGTTGAATGCGGAAATATTGTATTTCCTTCAAAAATAGGTTTTGGAGTATCTTTAGAAAAAAACAACAAGTTTATTGTTGCACTTGACTACTCATTACAAGATTGGGGAAATGCTAAATTTTTTAACCAGTCCGATTCATTAACCACTAATAGCAATATTGGTATAGGAATTGAATACGTTCCGGTTAAAGGGCATACAAAACTCTATAAAAGAACATATTATCGAATTGGGGGTCATTACACAAATTCTTATCTGAAAATAAATAATCATCAAATAAATGAATTTGGCATAAGTTTTGGGGTAGGAATACCATTAAAACGATCTAAAACTTCAATTAATATTGCTTTTGAATATGGTAAAAGAGGAACATTAGAAAATAATTTAATAAAAGAAAATTATGGAATTATTTCAATTAATTTATCTTTGTTAGATATTTGGTTTTTTAAACCTAAATTTAATTAAACTTTATTCTATGAAAACATCAATTTCAAATTTAATTTTTGGTATTATAATTATTCTATTTGTTAAAAGTGCTAACAGTCAGGATATTATGTCAAAATATGGTACTGACAGTGCACAATGTGTAAGGAATCTTTCATTATATACTGAATTCTATAAGCAAAAGAATTATAAGGATGCCTATGAACCATGGAAAAAAGCATACGCTATTTGTCCAAAAATTACAAAGAATTTATTTGTTCATGGTCCGACATTAGTAAAATACAAAATTAAAAAAGAAAAAAATCCTGAATTAAAAGAAAAATTAATTGATACATTATTAATGATATATGATAACAGAATAATATATTACCCAAAACATGAAGGATTAGCTTTAGGAAGAAAAGGAAATGACCTTTTTAAATTCAGGACAGATAAATATAATGAGGCATACGAACTTATTAAAAAATCTATTGAAATAAGGGGTGAAAAATCTGAGCCTATGGTTATTTGTCAGTTTATGCAGACTACAGTATTAAAATTTAAACAAGATAGTTTCCCTAAAGAAAATGTTGTTGAAAATTATTCTAAATCAATATCAATACTTGAAAAAAAGCTTGCAAAAGCTACAAAAGATAAGAATAAAGAAAAAATGAAAAACGGAATAGCCAATGTTGAAGAATTATTTTCAAAAAGTGGTGCTGCTGATTGTGAAGCTCTAATAAATTTATTTACAACTAAATTTGAAAAAAGTCCTGAAGATATTGAACTTTTGAAAAAAATCATAACACTACTTGATAAAACCGAATGTACAGATTCTGATCTGTTTTTAAAAACATCAGAACAACTTAATAAACTTGAACCTTCGGCATTTTCAGCTCATAATATTGCAAGGATGTATTTAAAAAGAGCTGATTATAATAACTCATCTATTTATTACAAGCAAGCTATTGAACTTGAGGAAGATAGTCTTAATCTTGCAAAATGTTGTTATGAATTAGCAACCTTAACTCATGCAAAAGGTGGTCAACCGGAATTAGCCCGCAGCTATGCATACAAATCAATAAATTATAATCCAAATTATGGATATTCATATATTTTAATAGGGAAAATTTATGCTGCTGATGCTCAAAACTGTGGAGAAAATGATTTTGAACATGCTGCTGTATACTGGGTAGCAGTTGATAAATTTATCAGAGCTAAAAATGTTGATCCTTCAATAGCCGAAGAAGCCAATAGCGAAATTGCCACATACTCACAATATTTCCCTGATAAAGAAATGGCGTTTTTTCATGGTCATAACGAAGGAGGAACATACACAGTAGGTTGCTGGATTAATGAAACAACAAAAATACGATTCAAATAGTAATCAAAAGCTGTAACAATTTTCTAAAACTTGTTACGAGGATAGTTAATAAACTTTAGATGAATCTTATAAAGAAAAAAAGCAATTTGGTAATATTTTTTATTATTTCCATATTGCTTTTTTCATGTGAAAACGACATAAAAGAAGTAAATTTGCTTACCAACTTATTTGACGAACCAAACCTGTCTTCAAAAAACATTGAAATAATACAAAGCGATTCAGGACTTATAAACATAAAACTTATTGCCCCTGTTTTAAACAGGTATGACCAAAAAAAAGAACCATATATTGAATTTCCTGAAGGAATAGAAATTTACTTTTACGATAAAGAACAACAAATTGAATCACAACTAAGCGCTGATTATTCTAAATATTGGGAAGACGAAGGTTTATGGGAAGCAAAATATAATGTAATTGCAATAAATAAGCGAGGAGAAACTTTAAATACAGAATATCTTATTTGGGATGAAAAAAAAGGAACAATATATTCAGATAAATTTGTAAAAGTAACTGACAATAACGGAATTATATACGGTGAAGGATTAGAAGCAAGTCAGGACCTTTCGAGATGGAAAATTTTAAATCCGAAAGGTATCATTAATTTTGAAGAATAATATATTTTAAAAATTTGTTAAATTATATTGCTATTAGTTTATAAATAAACAGATTACTATGAAAATAAATTTTAAATATATCATTGAAATTATATGGTTGGTACTTGCAATTGCCAGTTTATTAGCAGGAATTCATAAGACATATATGTTTAACTTTTCAGAAAGTTATCCCTTTTTTATAATTTCATTTATATCAGTAATAATGTATTCGTATAGAAGATATTTACGAAAGTATAGATAAGAACATAGTTTCGCAAATTAATTAAAAAATTTAAAAACAAGGAATAATATGTTAATTTTGGTGTCAAATGTTTCAAGGCTAAGGCTGAGGCTAAGGATAAGGTAGGTAAAAGGTTAAAGGAATTAACAACAATATAAACAGGAAGGATATGTCTAAAAATCGAAAAAAAAACAAAAATCAAGATAGTAATGCTAACATGAAGTGAAAAAATTCTTAGTCTTTTATGCTGAAAGGATTATTTAAAATAGCCTAACTCATTATATATCAATAAATAATTTTAAAATTCCGATACATTAAAATATGCATTATCTAATTTATATACTTATCACCTTGGTTTTTTCTGCTTTCTTTTCAGGAATGGAAATTGCATTTGTTTCTTCAAACAAATTGAGAATTGAATTAGACAAAAAACAAGGTTATTATGCATCAGGTATTATTTCGATTTTCATAAAAAATCCAAGTCAATACATAGCTACTATGTTAATTGGCAATAACATAGCTTTAGTTATATATGGTATTATTATGGCAATAATACTTGAACCATTTATTCTCACATTTACACATTCCGATTCGGCTATTCTTATAATTCAAACAATTGTTTCAACTTTGATAATACTTATTACTGCTGAATTTTTACCAAAAACTCTTTTCCAGATAAATCCCAATCTTTTTTTAAATCTTTTTTCAATTCCTATTTATTTCTTTTATATCTTATTTTATCCATTTACTAAATTTACTATAGCATTATCAAATACTTTTTTAAAATCAATATTCAATGTTAAGATTAATAAGACTTATGAAAAAACCGTTTTTGGTAAAGTTGATTTAGATGATTTTTTAGAATCACACAAAAAAGAAGTTGACAAAAGCAAAGAAATAAAACATGAAGTAAAAATCTTTAAAAATGCACTTGATTTTTCAAAAGTCAAACTTCGCGAATGTATAGTGCCAAGAACTGAAATTGCTGCATTAGAAATAAATAATACAATTGAAGAACTTAAACAAAAATTTATTGAAACCGGGTTTTCAAAAATATTGATTTACGAAGAAAGCATTGACCATATTATTGGCTATGCTCATTCATCAGAGCTATTTAAAAATCCAAAAGATATTAAATCAATGATGCATAGATTACAGATTGTTCCTGAAACAATGCCGGCAAAAAAACTGCTATCATTATTTACAAATGAACATAAAAGTATCGCTTTGGTTGTAGATGAATTTGGTGGTACTTCGGGAATAGTAACAATTGAAGATATAATGGAAGAAATATTTGGTGAAATTGTAGATGAACACGATATAATTGAACTAGAAGAAAAAATAATAAACGAAAACGAATATTTATTTTCAGGTCGCTTGGAAATTGATTATATAAATGAAAAATATAATAATATAATCCCTGTATCAGATGATTATGAGACAATTGCAGGATATATTCTGTTCCATCATGGAAATATTCCTAATGTTAATGATAATATTAAAATTAATAATTTAAATTTTAAAATATTAAAAGTTAGTAGTACAAGAATCGAATTGATTGAATTGAAAATTATAGAAAAAAATTCAAAGTTAAAATAAACAAGATTTAGCTTTAAATTATTTTTTTATTCCAAAAATAACACAAAAATAAATTCCCATTTTAACTTTATCCCAAACAACCTGTTGTAACACATTGTTGTTTTGGCAGTTATATTGTATTTTAATAATAAAAATATTATTAAAATTATTTATTAATGATTATATATTTTTTTTATCTTCGTAGCTTAAAATTTTAGGTTAATATTAATTTAATTTATAGAATGGCAACATTAGAAAAAATTAGAAATAAGGCAGGTATTTTAGTTGCAATTGTAATCGGACTTGCACTAATAGCTTTCAT contains:
- the lptC gene encoding LPS export ABC transporter periplasmic protein LptC; translation: MNLIKKKSNLVIFFIISILLFSCENDIKEVNLLTNLFDEPNLSSKNIEIIQSDSGLINIKLIAPVLNRYDQKKEPYIEFPEGIEIYFYDKEQQIESQLSADYSKYWEDEGLWEAKYNVIAINKRGETLNTEYLIWDEKKGTIYSDKFVKVTDNNGIIYGEGLEASQDLSRWKILNPKGIINFEE
- a CDS encoding HlyC/CorC family transporter produces the protein MHYLIYILITLVFSAFFSGMEIAFVSSNKLRIELDKKQGYYASGIISIFIKNPSQYIATMLIGNNIALVIYGIIMAIILEPFILTFTHSDSAILIIQTIVSTLIILITAEFLPKTLFQINPNLFLNLFSIPIYFFYILFYPFTKFTIALSNTFLKSIFNVKINKTYEKTVFGKVDLDDFLESHKKEVDKSKEIKHEVKIFKNALDFSKVKLRECIVPRTEIAALEINNTIEELKQKFIETGFSKILIYEESIDHIIGYAHSSELFKNPKDIKSMMHRLQIVPETMPAKKLLSLFTNEHKSIALVVDEFGGTSGIVTIEDIMEEIFGEIVDEHDIIELEEKIINENEYLFSGRLEIDYINEKYNNIIPVSDDYETIAGYILFHHGNIPNVNDNIKINNLNFKILKVSSTRIELIELKIIEKNSKLK
- a CDS encoding type III pantothenate kinase, with the translated sequence MNLLIDIGNTLTKIGIYHNNKLIDNYNLPFLIISDINNIKNKFPDINNVILSSVAGIKPEINEFLKNNFENYIQLNSETKIPLEIIYKTRNTLGNDRIAGIVGANNIFPNTNVLVIDIGTAITYDFVNSKNQFLGGNISPGLTTRYKSLNNYTKNLPLLNWNENFELLGNTTKNAIISGVQNGIVFEIEGYINKMNKLYKNLKIILTGGDSILFEKIIKSTIFAELNLIFIGLNRILKYNVKNT